In Providencia sneebia DSM 19967, one DNA window encodes the following:
- a CDS encoding molecular chaperone, with the protein MKKLYIFILIIFSNIQFTFAAINVDRTRIIFTGQHKSVSLVLNNQHKTLPYLAQSWIEDEKGNKVSEPFTVLPFIQRIEPNTKSQLKITKTHGLDKLPQDRESLFYFNVREIPPISEKENVMQIAIQSRLKIFYRPSQIENNSDKAWAEVLKYTRHKDNLFIENPTSYYRLWWVKNLRLPL; encoded by the coding sequence ATGAAAAAATTATATATATTTATTTTAATAATATTTTCAAATATACAATTCACTTTTGCAGCAATTAATGTTGACCGCACAAGGATCATTTTTACAGGGCAACATAAATCAGTCAGTTTGGTTTTGAATAATCAGCATAAAACATTACCTTATTTGGCTCAGTCATGGATAGAAGATGAAAAGGGAAATAAAGTATCAGAACCATTTACAGTATTACCGTTTATTCAACGGATAGAACCTAATACTAAAAGCCAATTAAAGATTACTAAAACACACGGGTTAGATAAATTACCACAAGATAGAGAATCATTATTCTATTTTAATGTTCGAGAAATTCCACCGATTTCAGAAAAAGAAAATGTTATGCAAATTGCAATTCAAAGCCGACTGAAAATATTTTATCGACCATCTCAAATAGAAAATAATAGTGATAAAGCGTGGGCAGAAGTACTGAAATATACACGTCATAAAGATAATCTTTTTATTGAAAATCCAACGAGTTATTATAGATTATGGTGGGTTAAAAATCTTAGATTACCACTGTAA
- the potA gene encoding spermidine/putrescine ABC transporter ATP-binding protein PotA, whose translation MTETTSLTPLVELKALNKAFDGKQIISELDLTINNGEFLTILGPSGCGKTTVLRLIAGLEDLDEGTIILDGQDITDIPAEQRFVNTVFQSYALFPHMTVFDNVAFGLRMQKTPADEIQHRVTQALHMVQLEDFALRRPNHLSGGQQQRVAIARAVVNRPKVLLLDESLSALDYKLRKQMQNELKALQRKLGITFIFVTHDQEEALAMSDRIIVMREGKIEQDGTPREIYEEPKNLFVAQFIGEINIFDAKVLYRIDEKRIRANVQGHECDIFTDLPVKEGQSVNVLLRPEDLRVEEVNDADNYEGLIGYVRERNYKGMTLDSVVEMEDGKIIMVSEFFNEDDPDVDHSLNQKVAVTWVESWEVVLDDQA comes from the coding sequence ATGACTGAGACAACCTCTCTGACACCACTCGTAGAATTAAAGGCTTTAAATAAAGCTTTTGATGGCAAACAAATTATTTCCGAGCTCGATTTGACGATTAATAATGGTGAGTTTTTGACCATATTAGGTCCGTCAGGCTGTGGTAAGACAACCGTTTTACGTCTTATTGCTGGCCTAGAAGATCTCGATGAAGGCACTATTATTCTTGATGGGCAGGATATTACAGATATCCCAGCTGAGCAGCGCTTTGTGAATACAGTATTCCAAAGTTATGCTTTATTCCCTCATATGACTGTTTTTGATAACGTGGCATTTGGCTTACGTATGCAAAAAACGCCTGCTGATGAAATTCAACATCGTGTCACTCAAGCTTTGCACATGGTGCAATTAGAAGACTTTGCATTACGCCGGCCAAACCATTTATCAGGTGGTCAGCAACAGCGGGTTGCGATTGCGCGTGCTGTTGTGAATCGACCAAAAGTGCTTTTACTGGATGAATCTTTATCTGCCCTTGATTACAAATTACGTAAGCAAATGCAGAATGAGCTGAAAGCATTACAGCGCAAATTGGGTATTACGTTTATTTTTGTTACTCATGATCAAGAAGAAGCGCTTGCAATGTCTGATCGCATTATTGTGATGCGTGAAGGTAAAATTGAGCAAGATGGCACGCCGCGCGAAATTTATGAAGAACCTAAAAATCTCTTTGTAGCGCAATTTATTGGTGAAATTAATATTTTTGATGCAAAAGTTTTGTATCGTATTGATGAAAAAAGAATTCGTGCCAATGTTCAAGGACATGAGTGTGATATTTTTACTGATCTTCCAGTGAAAGAAGGGCAATCAGTCAACGTTTTATTACGACCTGAAGATTTACGTGTTGAAGAAGTGAATGATGCTGATAATTACGAAGGGTTAATTGGCTATGTTCGCGAGCGCAATTACAAAGGTATGACGCTTGATTCGGTTGTTGAAATGGAAGATGGCAAAATTATTATGGTCAGCGAATTTTTCAATGAAGATGACCCTGATGTCGATCACTCCTTAAATCAAAAAGTTGCAGTAACTTGGGTTGAAAGTTGGGAGGTGGTATTGGATGATCAAGCGTAA
- the potB gene encoding spermidine/putrescine ABC transporter permease PotB: MIKRKHKVLQNIIITGVVAWLVLFVFLPNLMIIGTSFLTRSDANLVDMVFTWDNYSRLADPMYAEVMLHSLNMALVATFFCLIIGYPFAFILAKLPKRIQPLMLFLLIVPFWTNSLIRIYGLKVFLSTKGYLNDFLLWIGIIDKPIRIMYTSEAVVLGLVYILLPFMVMPLYSSIEKLDKSYLEAARDLGANKFQTFVKIIIPLTMPGIIAGCLLVLLPAMGLFFVADLMGGAKNLLIGNVIKSQFLNIRDWPFGAATSIFLTVMMGLLLYVYYRAAKLLNKKAYE, from the coding sequence ATGATCAAGCGTAAACACAAAGTTCTCCAAAATATCATCATTACAGGTGTCGTTGCTTGGTTGGTGCTGTTTGTGTTCCTACCAAATTTAATGATCATCGGTACAAGCTTTTTAACGCGTAGTGACGCCAATCTGGTTGATATGGTTTTTACATGGGATAACTACAGCCGCCTTGCTGATCCTATGTATGCCGAAGTGATGCTACATTCATTGAATATGGCATTAGTGGCGACATTTTTCTGCTTAATTATTGGTTATCCATTTGCATTTATATTGGCAAAACTGCCTAAGCGGATACAACCTTTAATGCTATTTTTATTGATAGTGCCTTTTTGGACTAATTCATTAATCCGCATTTATGGGCTAAAAGTTTTTCTAAGTACCAAAGGGTATCTTAATGACTTTTTATTATGGATTGGCATTATTGATAAACCAATTCGTATTATGTATACCTCTGAGGCGGTTGTGTTAGGGTTGGTTTATATTTTATTACCTTTCATGGTGATGCCGCTCTATTCCAGTATTGAAAAGCTGGATAAATCATACTTAGAAGCCGCTCGAGATTTAGGTGCAAATAAATTCCAAACGTTTGTAAAAATCATCATTCCATTAACTATGCCGGGCATTATTGCAGGGTGTTTATTAGTTTTATTGCCGGCAATGGGATTATTCTTCGTCGCTGATTTAATGGGTGGCGCAAAAAATCTGCTGATAGGGAATGTCATCAAGAGTCAATTCCTGAATATTCGAGATTGGCCATTTGGTGCTGCAACAAGTATCTTCTTGACTGTGATGATGGGATTGTTGCTGTATGTGTATTATCGAGCTGCTAAGCTTTTGAATAAAAAGGC
- a CDS encoding fumarate hydratase — protein MSTKKFFYQEPYPLSEDKIEYYKLTDEYVSLQSFAGQDILKIEPEALTVLAQQAIYDSQFFLRTEHQKQVASILLDPEASENDKYVALQLLRNAEISAKGILPNCQDTGTTTIVAKKGQRVWTDCNDAQWLSQGVYNIFQQENLRFSQNAALDMYTEVNTGTNLPAQIDIFATEGDEYHFLFVNKGAGSANKSALFQETKTILEPNKLKAFLIEKMKSLGTTACPPYHIAFVIGGTSAEATLKATKLASTKYYDNLPTSGNEHGQAFRDIELEKELLEATRHFGFGAQFGGKYFAHDVRVIRLPRHGGSCPIGLAISCSSDRNIKAKINKEGLWIEKMEHNPVQFIPESMRQQHEAKVVHIDLNQPMTEILAELSKHPVSTRVSLSGPLIIARDIAHMKLKERLDNGEDLPQYFKDHMVYYAGPAKKPEGKVSGSLGPTTANRMDPYVDLFQSHGGSMLMLAKGNRTQVVTDACKKHGGFYLGSIGGSAAILAQEYVKNLSCLEYPELGMEAIWKMEVEGLPAFILVDDKGNNFFELVQDQTCKNCLK, from the coding sequence ATGTCGACTAAAAAATTTTTCTACCAAGAACCTTATCCATTATCAGAAGATAAAATTGAATATTATAAATTAACAGATGAGTACGTTTCTCTTCAATCATTTGCAGGACAAGATATATTAAAAATTGAACCTGAAGCATTAACTGTTCTAGCCCAACAAGCTATTTATGATTCGCAGTTTTTCTTAAGGACTGAGCATCAAAAACAAGTTGCTTCTATTTTGTTAGATCCAGAAGCAAGTGAAAATGATAAATATGTCGCATTACAGCTTTTACGCAATGCTGAAATCTCCGCTAAGGGAATCTTGCCAAATTGCCAAGATACCGGAACAACAACCATTGTAGCAAAAAAAGGCCAACGAGTTTGGACTGACTGCAATGATGCACAGTGGTTATCTCAAGGTGTTTACAATATCTTCCAGCAAGAAAACTTACGTTTTTCTCAAAATGCAGCACTGGATATGTACACCGAAGTTAATACTGGTACTAATTTACCTGCTCAAATTGATATTTTTGCAACTGAAGGAGATGAATATCATTTTCTGTTTGTTAATAAAGGGGCTGGCTCTGCAAATAAATCCGCGTTATTCCAAGAAACAAAAACGATTCTAGAGCCAAATAAACTTAAAGCATTTTTAATTGAAAAAATGAAATCCTTAGGTACAACGGCTTGCCCTCCTTACCATATTGCCTTTGTCATTGGTGGAACATCAGCAGAAGCAACGCTCAAAGCAACAAAACTCGCCTCAACTAAATATTACGACAACTTGCCAACTAGCGGTAATGAACATGGCCAAGCCTTCCGTGATATTGAACTAGAGAAAGAATTATTAGAAGCCACACGCCACTTTGGTTTTGGTGCTCAATTTGGTGGTAAATATTTTGCTCATGATGTCCGAGTTATCCGCCTACCTCGCCATGGTGGGTCTTGCCCAATTGGATTAGCAATTTCCTGCTCATCTGACCGTAATATTAAAGCTAAAATCAATAAAGAGGGATTATGGATTGAAAAAATGGAGCATAATCCTGTTCAATTCATTCCTGAATCAATGCGCCAGCAGCATGAGGCAAAAGTTGTCCATATTGACCTTAATCAGCCAATGACAGAGATCTTAGCAGAATTAAGCAAACATCCTGTTTCCACACGCGTTTCATTAAGTGGCCCACTGATTATTGCACGTGATATTGCGCATATGAAACTTAAAGAGCGCCTTGATAATGGCGAAGATTTACCACAATACTTTAAAGATCATATGGTGTATTACGCGGGTCCTGCTAAGAAACCTGAAGGTAAAGTTTCGGGTTCATTAGGTCCAACAACGGCTAATCGCATGGACCCCTATGTTGATTTATTTCAATCTCATGGCGGAAGTATGCTCATGTTAGCAAAAGGAAACCGCACCCAAGTTGTCACAGATGCTTGTAAAAAACATGGTGGTTTTTATTTAGGTAGTATTGGTGGTTCTGCTGCTATCTTAGCGCAAGAATACGTCAAGAATCTTAGCTGCCTTGAATATCCAGAATTAGGAATGGAAGCTATCTGGAAAATGGAAGTTGAAGGATTGCCTGCCTTTATTTTAGTTGATGATAAAGGGAATAACTTTTTTGAATTAGTACAAGATCAAACCTGCAAAAATTGTCTTAAATAA